Proteins found in one Rhizobium sp. BT04 genomic segment:
- a CDS encoding molybdopterin-dependent oxidoreductase, whose amino-acid sequence MTRQGLRMTMEGFSYRGPNRGVHALEKWRTDEEDLFLVTHMGFLEIDPEQWYLEIGGLVDRPIRLRLADIQAMPQREYMSFHECAGSPLAPQEPKRRVGNVVWKGVPLKEVLVLAGIAKEATYVWTSGLEWGEYAGLQNEIFQKDLPIHKAMADEVLLALEINGKPLSPDRGGPVRLVVPGWYGTNSVKWIGSIIAADCRAPGPYTTRFYNDTTPTGTKPVWAVVPESVIVGPDPAVSLQSGTATRIWGWAWGDEPIASAEVSVDGGSRWHAASVGPRQDRSWQQFEYFWTPTRGQHVLKCRCTNVQGEIQPLTPARNTVHDITVTVVDA is encoded by the coding sequence ATGACGCGACAAGGGCTTCGGATGACAATGGAGGGTTTCTCCTACCGTGGTCCAAATCGTGGAGTGCACGCGCTTGAAAAATGGAGGACGGACGAGGAAGACCTGTTTCTGGTCACGCATATGGGTTTCCTGGAGATCGACCCAGAGCAGTGGTATTTGGAGATCGGAGGGCTGGTCGACAGACCCATCAGGCTAAGGCTCGCGGACATCCAAGCGATGCCGCAACGCGAATACATGTCGTTTCATGAGTGCGCAGGAAGCCCCCTCGCCCCTCAGGAGCCGAAGCGCCGTGTTGGAAATGTTGTTTGGAAAGGAGTGCCTCTCAAAGAGGTACTCGTCTTGGCAGGCATTGCGAAGGAAGCTACGTATGTGTGGACATCCGGCCTGGAATGGGGAGAGTATGCCGGGCTCCAGAATGAAATTTTCCAGAAAGACTTGCCGATCCACAAGGCGATGGCAGACGAGGTTCTTCTAGCTCTCGAAATCAACGGCAAGCCGCTGAGCCCCGATCGGGGCGGTCCTGTGCGTCTGGTGGTCCCAGGCTGGTATGGCACCAACTCCGTCAAATGGATCGGCTCAATTATCGCCGCGGACTGCCGGGCGCCTGGCCCCTACACGACCCGCTTCTACAATGATACTACGCCGACCGGCACCAAGCCCGTGTGGGCAGTCGTACCGGAGTCGGTCATTGTCGGGCCTGATCCGGCGGTCTCACTGCAAAGTGGGACAGCGACGCGCATATGGGGCTGGGCCTGGGGCGATGAGCCGATCGCGTCAGCTGAGGTCAGTGTCGATGGCGGGAGCAGATGGCATGCCGCTTCCGTAGGTCCCCGCCAAGACCGCAGTTGGCAACAATTTGAATACTTCTGGACGCCGACGCGAGGCCAACACGTCTTGAAGTGCAGATGCACAAACGTCCAGGGCGAGATACAGCCCCTTACCCCTGCGCGCAATACCGTTCACGACATCACGGTGACAGTCGTTGACGCCTGA
- a CDS encoding carbon-nitrogen hydrolase family protein: protein MDRSNFKAAAAHVAPIYLDTRATVEKAASIIGEAARSGASLVVFPESFIPGFPIWSALYSPIHSHDQFKRFAAASIFADGPEIDRIRQAAAQHGVFVSVGISERNPASVGGLWNSNLLISDAGKVLIHHRKLVPTFFEKLVWNPGDGAGLQVADTRIGRLGGLICGENTNPLARFTLMAQGEQVHISSYPPIWPTRPPDESGNYDNRGANRIRAAAHCFEAKCFGIVVAGCLDPAARNSIANGASEIEALLDASPRASSFFLNPTGSAIGDELTDEGIGYAEIELDQCIEPKRFHDVVAGYNRFDIFDLAVDRTRIAPITFGGRAQAERIAAGSDPLAAEAEQRL from the coding sequence ATGGACCGTTCGAACTTCAAAGCAGCTGCAGCGCACGTCGCGCCCATTTATCTTGATACCCGCGCTACGGTCGAAAAAGCGGCTTCTATCATTGGTGAAGCCGCCCGTAGCGGCGCATCGCTCGTGGTCTTCCCGGAAAGTTTCATTCCCGGCTTTCCGATCTGGTCTGCGTTATACTCCCCAATCCACTCGCATGATCAATTCAAACGTTTCGCCGCCGCATCGATTTTTGCGGATGGGCCCGAAATCGATCGCATCCGCCAGGCCGCCGCCCAGCACGGGGTATTCGTATCTGTAGGTATCTCGGAAAGAAATCCGGCTAGCGTGGGAGGCTTATGGAACAGCAACCTGCTGATATCGGACGCGGGCAAGGTGCTCATCCATCACCGCAAGCTAGTGCCGACATTCTTTGAGAAGCTCGTTTGGAACCCGGGCGACGGCGCAGGCCTTCAGGTTGCGGATACACGGATTGGACGTTTGGGCGGCTTGATCTGTGGAGAGAATACGAACCCGCTGGCTCGTTTCACACTGATGGCACAGGGTGAACAAGTTCATATCAGCAGTTACCCGCCGATTTGGCCGACTAGGCCGCCAGATGAAAGTGGCAATTACGACAACCGCGGCGCAAACCGAATTCGCGCTGCTGCACACTGCTTCGAGGCGAAGTGCTTCGGCATCGTTGTGGCAGGATGCCTGGACCCAGCAGCCCGCAATTCGATTGCCAATGGCGCTTCCGAGATCGAAGCACTGCTCGACGCCAGCCCGCGAGCCAGTAGTTTCTTCCTCAACCCCACCGGCTCGGCCATCGGTGATGAACTGACTGACGAGGGCATCGGCTACGCCGAAATCGAATTGGATCAGTGCATTGAGCCGAAAAGATTCCACGACGTCGTGGCAGGGTACAATCGCTTTGATATATTTGATCTCGCCGTCGATCGCACCCGCATCGCCCCCATCACCTTCGGTGGAAGGGCTCAGGCCGAGCGCATAGCTGCCGGTAGCGATCCCCTGGCGGCCGAGGCGGAGCAGAGGCTATGA
- a CDS encoding LysR family transcriptional regulator: MATPLDHLDWDDLKLFLRAVRSKSVTGAARVLNVSHSTVSRRLNRLEYAVGAALFERSRDGLVLTTTGMTVLRRAEEIELGINSLRSDMSSRNEISGTVRLATMEGIASLYLSSHLTSLQEKYPDLLLELVTSPQTVRVARREADLFVSFFKPQGTALVSECIGHFSTGLYASSSYLEKYGIPENRDDLQKHRFVGYVEELVQVEAVRWLEELVPHPIFSITSNSMIAQTFAAAGGAGIVALPEFALGIRTGLVKVLPDLRGRREVWLSVHQDIANLSRIRAVVKFLKDLLHADEAKLGGREVWTLAG; encoded by the coding sequence ATGGCCACACCACTGGATCACTTGGACTGGGATGATCTAAAACTCTTTCTTCGTGCGGTGAGAAGCAAGAGCGTTACTGGTGCCGCAAGAGTGCTGAACGTGAGCCATTCCACCGTCTCTCGCCGGTTGAATAGGCTGGAATATGCCGTTGGCGCGGCTCTCTTCGAGCGAAGCCGGGATGGGCTCGTCCTTACAACGACAGGAATGACGGTGCTTCGCCGAGCCGAAGAGATCGAGCTTGGAATCAACAGCCTTCGTTCGGACATGAGCAGCCGAAACGAGATAAGTGGAACGGTTCGTCTGGCGACAATGGAGGGGATAGCATCCCTCTACCTTTCGTCGCACCTGACAAGTCTACAAGAAAAATATCCGGACCTCCTTCTGGAGCTCGTGACCTCACCGCAGACGGTTCGGGTCGCCCGTCGGGAAGCCGACCTCTTTGTGAGCTTCTTCAAGCCGCAAGGCACCGCGCTCGTGAGCGAGTGTATCGGTCATTTTTCGACAGGGCTTTACGCTTCGTCCAGCTACCTTGAAAAATACGGCATTCCTGAGAACAGGGACGATCTGCAAAAGCATCGGTTTGTTGGGTATGTCGAAGAGCTTGTTCAGGTGGAAGCTGTGAGATGGCTGGAAGAACTGGTTCCGCACCCAATCTTCTCGATCACGTCTAACAGTATGATCGCACAGACGTTCGCCGCGGCAGGCGGGGCCGGAATCGTGGCTCTGCCAGAGTTTGCGCTCGGAATCAGGACTGGGTTGGTCAAGGTTCTTCCTGACCTTCGTGGCCGTCGTGAGGTTTGGCTCTCTGTTCACCAAGATATTGCAAATCTGTCGCGAATTCGTGCGGTTGTAAAATTTTTGAAAGACCTACTACACGCAGATGAAGCTAAGCTTGGAGGCCGCGAGGTTTGGACGCTGGCTGGATGA
- a CDS encoding Lrp/AsnC family transcriptional regulator, with protein sequence MKYLLDRVDEQILSELKTNARISHADLSAKVNLSRNAVRVRIERLEREGFIKGYTIVTGEGGNDQHVTTALMFVYRQDRMRGGDVIQALRKIPEVVACDVMTGDFDLLVRVESPEADRIRQIWQLISELPGVRDTLTAFALSSVIRK encoded by the coding sequence ATGAAATACCTCCTTGACCGCGTGGACGAACAGATACTCAGCGAGTTGAAGACCAACGCGCGCATATCCCATGCTGACCTGTCGGCCAAGGTCAATTTGTCACGGAATGCAGTTCGGGTTCGAATAGAGCGGCTTGAGCGAGAAGGCTTTATCAAGGGCTACACCATCGTCACCGGCGAGGGCGGAAACGATCAGCATGTCACCACAGCGTTGATGTTCGTCTATCGTCAGGACCGCATGAGGGGCGGTGACGTCATTCAAGCTTTGCGGAAGATACCGGAGGTCGTTGCGTGCGATGTGATGACCGGCGATTTTGACCTTCTGGTGAGGGTCGAATCTCCTGAAGCGGATCGCATTCGCCAAATCTGGCAACTGATATCGGAACTGCCCGGCGTGCGTGATACCCTCACGGCATTCGCCCTTTCCTCTGTCATTCGAAAGTAG